In Candidatus Cloacimonadota bacterium, the DNA window GCAAAATTAGCTGAATACCTGATAAATCAAATTTATGATTTAATGGGGGTTAAGATAGGATTCCTGGCAAATTCACATAACTTCATCTCATTAGAAACTACAAATGCCGGATTGGGAAAAGAAGGTTACAGTTTAATAATTTCTGAAAGTAAAATAGAAATTATGGCTGAAGCAGAAAATGGAATTTTTTATGGAATTCAAACATTGCTGCAGCTTCTTCCCGCAGAAGTTTGGCAAAATTCCAAATTAAAATTTCCGCTACAGATTCCCTGTTGCGAAATCGAGGACAAACCAAGATTCAGGTGGCGCGGAATGCATCTGGACGTGTCCCGTCATTTTTTCGGGATCGAGTTTATTAAGAAATATGTCGATCTGCTGGCAATGCATAAATTCAATGTTTTCCACTGGCATCTTACGGACGATAACGGTTGGCGGATCGAGATAAAAAAATATCCTGAACTTACCAGAACCTGTGCCTGGCGAAAGAACCTGGAACATCTTCCCTGGCTGGAAAGACAAAATTTAAAAGAAGAAGCAAATGGAGTTTACGGTGGATTTTACACTCAAAATGAAATAAAAGAAATAATTCAATATGCAGAAGATCGTTTTGTATGCGTTGTGCCAGAAATCGAAATGCCCGGTCACAGCAGCGAAGTTTTTGCCGCCTTTCCACAGTTTTCCTGCCGTGAAAAAAAACTGCAAGTTGCACCCGGTGGTTATTGCACAAATCCCGATCTTTTCTGCGCCGGAAAGAATGATACATTTGATTTTCTGAAAGATATTTTGAAGGAAGTGCTCGAACTCTTTCCATCCCGACACATTCATATCGGCGGCGATGAAGCAGATAAATCCTATTGGAAAGAATGTTCGCTCTGCCGGCAGCGCATGGTAAATGAAAACCTGAAAAATGAAGACGAATTGCAAAGCTGGTTCATGCAGCAAATCGCCCGGTTTATACGGCGACAGAAAAAAATTCCCGTCGTCTGGGATGAGATCACCGATGGCGGAGTGAATGAAGAAATGCTGGTGATGTGCTGGCGCAAAGACGGGATCGATTCTGCCAGAAAAGCCCTCGCCAGCGGCTGCAAAGTGGTGATGTGTCCAAATCCCTATCTTTATTTCGACTGGAAACAGAACGTAGACGATAAAGGTGCTTTTGGAGTTACAACGCTGGAAAAAGTTTATAACTACGATCCCGTTCCTAACGGTTTTTCTGATGATGAAGCAAAATATATTTTAGGTGCTCAGGGCAACGTCTGGACGGAATGGATGCCATCTGAACAAAGAGTAGAATACATGGCATTGCCCAGAATGAGCGCTTTAGCAGAATTAATTTGGATCGATCCTGATAAAAAAGATTATTCTGATTTTGTAAAACGACTGGACAAAATATTCATGATACTGACAAATCGAGGAGTAAATTTTAATAGAAATATAGGAGAGATTTAGTGGCTGAAATTGATGAATTGAAACATAAATTGAAAAACGCTGCAGGAAAAGAAAAAATTGAATTGCTTTGTCAGATTAGCGATCAGTATATTCAAAATTCGGATGAAGATAGAAGTCTGGCTTATTTGCAGGAAGCACTGCAATTGGCACAGCAGATTTCCGAAGAAAAATATATTGTTATCTGCTTTCAGAAGCTTGGTCTTGCCTATTGGCGAAAAAATGAATTTTCCACTGCCAAGAATTATTTTGAAAAGGCTCTTACTCTTTACGAAAAACTGGATAATAAGTCGCAGGCTGCCAGTTTGGAAATGGCGATCGGCGTTACTTTGCACAATATGGGAAAAAGCCTACAAGCCAAAGTTCAACTCAGAAAAGCAGTCTACAAAATAATTCGGGTAAGAAAAAAAAATAATCTGGCAGGTGCTTATAATTGGCTGGGAATCGTTTACGATGATTTAATGGAAGACCAGGCAGCCATGAAGTATTTTTTAAAAGGGCTTCATATTCAAGAAGAATTGGGAAATGAAGAGGGAATTGGCGTTGCCAAAAACAGTATTGGATTACTGCACTTGAAATTAAAACATCTTGAGCAGGCAGAAAAATACTTGAAGGAATCACTGGAAATCCGCCAGAAAATCGATGATAAATTGGGAGTGGCAGATTGCCTCAATAATCTGGGAATGCTGTTCAGTGAAAATAATGATCTGGAGATGGCATTGGAATATTATCAGAATTCGCTGAAGATCAGACAGCAGATCGGCGGTAAAGCCAAGATGGCAAATACTTATAACAACATCGGAAATATTTATGCCAAAATGGGAAAGATAGACAAGGCTCTAAAAAATCTTGATGCCAGTTTGAAGATCATGGAAGAGATCGGAAACAAATCTTATATTCTTCAATTATTACACAATATTTGTGATTGTCATTTTGATAATAATGATTTTGAAGCTGGCAAAGCTATCCTGGATAGCAGCCAGCAGTTGCTTTCCCAAATCGATGACAGTCCGGTCAAACATATCCATTATCAACTTCTCTCGTCTTACTATGAAAAGAAACAAGATTATCAAAAAGCATTCGAAAATTTTGTGAAAGCAACCAAAATGAAAGAAGCTATGTTTAATCAGGAAAACTCAGCTAAAATAATGGAAATTCAGGCAAAATATGAAATGGAAAAACAGATCCAGCAAAATCGTTATCTGCACCTGAAAAACGTAGAACTGCAGAAAGCTAATGCAACCATAAGCATTCAAAATAAAGAATTAAAGGAAAGAAATGATCATATTCAATTAACCAATAAAATGCTGCGTCACGATATCATCAATAATCTTTCCGTGATGAACAGCGCCATGAGATTATACAATGATTCCAAAGAATCTTCCTATCTGGAAGAAATTCCGCGTCAGATCGAAAAAAGTATCAATTTGATCAGAAAATTAAGAAATCTATCCAATCTATTGAGTGATGATAAAAAATTATATCCTATAGATTTAAGAAAAGATATACTAGAAAAAACGATTTCCAATTATTCCATGCTCAATATCGAAATAAACGGTAAAGGTTCTGTTCTGGCAGATCAGATGCTGGAATCAGTGTTTGATAATCTTTTTTCTAATGCTGTTAAGCATTCTCAAACTGAAAAAATAATAATCGACATCTTAGTTCGAAAGCAATTCGTACAAATAAACTTTGCAGATTTTGGCATTGGCATTCCCGAAGAGATTAGAGATAAGATTTTTGAAGAAAGTTTTGCTTACGGAAATTCCGGTAATACCGGTCTTGGGCTTTTCATCGTGAAGAAGGCTGTGGAAAATTACGGCGGTTCTGTGAGGGTGAAAAACAATCAGCCAAGTGGAACGATGTTTATGATCAGACTGAAAAAAGCATAACGCAAAGCTCCACCTTTGCGAATTATACTTCTCATACAATAGAGGAAAGAAATGAAAAAAATAATAATTATAATTGTTCTTTTTTTACCATTTATTTTACAATCAATGGAACATACCTGAAATTTTGATGAACCAGACAGCAGCATTGTTTTGTATAAATATGGAAAAAGGTATGAACCGATAATAGAAAATGGCATTCTGCATCTGGTAAATGGCGGGATTTTGAACAATCATAAAAATGTTGCTGTATTTCCTGTTTTGAATGACAATAAATACCAGGATATCGAACTGAGCTGGCAGATGTATATTACTCCAGGAGCTGAAGGCTGCGGTATTGCCTTTTTGAACACGGAAATCTTCGGTGCAGACACTCTCAACCTTAAACTCAACCTTGACCTTGTGAAGTGGCATGAGCCGAATATTGAAA includes these proteins:
- a CDS encoding beta-N-acetylhexosaminidase, with translation MYNVIPKPARIKSRKGYFTLNSNTKIQIIPEAKKSAKLAEYLINQIYDLMGVKIGFLANSHNFISLETTNAGLGKEGYSLIISESKIEIMAEAENGIFYGIQTLLQLLPAEVWQNSKLKFPLQIPCCEIEDKPRFRWRGMHLDVSRHFFGIEFIKKYVDLLAMHKFNVFHWHLTDDNGWRIEIKKYPELTRTCAWRKNLEHLPWLERQNLKEEANGVYGGFYTQNEIKEIIQYAEDRFVCVVPEIEMPGHSSEVFAAFPQFSCREKKLQVAPGGYCTNPDLFCAGKNDTFDFLKDILKEVLELFPSRHIHIGGDEADKSYWKECSLCRQRMVNENLKNEDELQSWFMQQIARFIRRQKKIPVVWDEITDGGVNEEMLVMCWRKDGIDSARKALASGCKVVMCPNPYLYFDWKQNVDDKGAFGVTTLEKVYNYDPVPNGFSDDEAKYILGAQGNVWTEWMPSEQRVEYMALPRMSALAELIWIDPDKKDYSDFVKRLDKIFMILTNRGVNFNRNIGEI
- a CDS encoding tetratricopeptide repeat-containing sensor histidine kinase; protein product: MAEIDELKHKLKNAAGKEKIELLCQISDQYIQNSDEDRSLAYLQEALQLAQQISEEKYIVICFQKLGLAYWRKNEFSTAKNYFEKALTLYEKLDNKSQAASLEMAIGVTLHNMGKSLQAKVQLRKAVYKIIRVRKKNNLAGAYNWLGIVYDDLMEDQAAMKYFLKGLHIQEELGNEEGIGVAKNSIGLLHLKLKHLEQAEKYLKESLEIRQKIDDKLGVADCLNNLGMLFSENNDLEMALEYYQNSLKIRQQIGGKAKMANTYNNIGNIYAKMGKIDKALKNLDASLKIMEEIGNKSYILQLLHNICDCHFDNNDFEAGKAILDSSQQLLSQIDDSPVKHIHYQLLSSYYEKKQDYQKAFENFVKATKMKEAMFNQENSAKIMEIQAKYEMEKQIQQNRYLHLKNVELQKANATISIQNKELKERNDHIQLTNKMLRHDIINNLSVMNSAMRLYNDSKESSYLEEIPRQIEKSINLIRKLRNLSNLLSDDKKLYPIDLRKDILEKTISNYSMLNIEINGKGSVLADQMLESVFDNLFSNAVKHSQTEKIIIDILVRKQFVQINFADFGIGIPEEIRDKIFEESFAYGNSGNTGLGLFIVKKAVENYGGSVRVKNNQPSGTMFMIRLKKA